CTCCGGGCCGACGTGGACACCGTCACCGCCGCGGTGAAGGACAGGGGACGGTCATGACGGGCAACGGGACCGGCGACACGGAGGCGCTCCGCGAGGAGATCCGTCGCACCCGCGTCGAGTTGGGCGAGACGATGGAGGCGTTGGCCGCCAAGGCCGACGTCAAGGCGCGCCTGAAGGAGTCCGCCGGGCAGGCCAAGGAGCGGATGCGCGAGCAGGCGGCGCAGACCGTCGCACGGGTCCGCGGGCAGGCCGCGCGTGGCGCCGGAATGGCGCGCGCGCAGGCGTACGAGGCGGGCGAGTTGGTGCGCGCGCAGGCGCACGAGACCGGCGGGCTGGTGCGCGCGCAGGCGCACGACAAGAGCGAGTTGGTGCGACGCAATCCGGTGCCGTGGGCGACGATCGCCGCGGGTGCGGTGGTCGCCGTGGTGGTGCTGATGATCGTTCGGGGGAGGCGTAGGTGAGCAAGAGCATCGGCAGGGTCGCGTACCGGCCGGTCGGCGTGTTGTTGGGTATCGCCGCGGGCACGGTGGCTGGCGCGATCTTCCGGCAGGTCTGGAAGGTCACCGCGGGCGACGGTGAGGCGCCCAACGCGATCGACGAGGATCGCGGCTGGGGCGAGATCCTGGCCGCCGCGGCGTTGCAGGGGGCGATCTTCGCGGTTGTCCGGGCTGCCGTGGACCGGGGCGGCGCGGTCGGTGTCCGCCGGATGACCGGCAGCTGGCCGGACTGACCGCACAGCGACTTCAGCCCCCTTTCCGCATCGATGGGAAGGGGGCTTTCGCATGGCATCGGACGCCGCCCAGTGGGCCTGAGGCATCCGTCAGGTCACATGTCGGAGAAATTCGTCGGAGAGGTCGTGACAGACTTTTTGCGTCCGTGATTTGCTGGTCCCCGCTGTTGCGAGATGGCGTGGGTTGAGAGAAGTCTCCTTCGTGGGGCCGCCTCAGGCGCCGCTGCTCGAAAACGGCCGATCGGCCGCACGGCGTGCACGGCCACCAGTTTTTAGAGGGAGATACACATGGCTCAGGGAACCGTGAAGTGGTTCAACGCTGACAAGGGCTTCGGCTTCATCACCGTCGATGGTGGGGGTGCTGACGTGTTCGTCCACTTCTCGGCCATCCAGACCAGCGGCTACCGCTCGCTGGAGGAGAACCAGCGGGTGGAGTTCGAGATCGCTCAGGGTCAGAAGGGCCCGCAGGCTGAGCAGGTCCGTCCCATCTGAGTACGATGGCCGGCCCCCGCCGGCCAGTGGGACGATCCGGCCAGGGGTCGTTGTGAAGCCCCGCATCCCGAGAGGGATGCGGGGCTTTCCACGTTTCCGGGCCGGGTCGGGACCCACAGTGGACCGACTGGTCAGCGTCGGCGGCGTGCACGCAGGCCGAGCCAGAGCACCACCAGCCCGGCCAGCGCCACGAGCGGACCGAGCACCGCCCAGATCTTATCGTCGGTCATCACGCTGCCGCTGACGTAGCCGAGGCCCTGGACCGTCCACACCGCACCGATCACGACGGCCAGCAGGCCGAGGGTGAGCGAAAGCCAACCCCTCATCGCGTCCCCTCTCCGCCGCCCGGGGCGGCGCGCCGCCCTCCAGCATCGCCGGCCGGGCAGCGCCACGCGAGCACCCCGGGTGCGCGGGTCACCACCGGTCGTGCACCTGCGGGCGGATCAGCTCGTCGTAGATCTCCCGTACGGCGGCCAACTGGCCGTCGCTGAGCGGCGACAGGGCCGCCGTGGCGGCGTTGCGCCGGGCCTGGTCAGCATCGCGGGCGCCGGGGATGACGACGGTGACGCCCGGCTGGTCCAACACCCAGCGCAGCGCGAACTGCGCCATCGTGCGGTCCTCGTCGACCAGCGGAGCCAACCGGCGTACGGCGGCCAGGCCCCGCTCGAAGTCGACCCCGGAGAACGTCTCCCCGACGTCGAAGGCCGCGCCGTGCCGGTTGAAGTTGCGGTGGTCGTCGGCGGGGAACTCGGTGTGCTCGTCGTACCGGCCGGAGAGCAGGCCGCTGGCCAGCGGCACCCGGGCGATGATGCCGACGCCGGCCGCCGCGGCGGCCGGCAGGACACGCTCCAGCGGCTTGTGGCGGACCGCGTTGAGGATGATCTGGACGCTCGCCACCCCCGGTCGGGCGATCGCGGTGAGGGCCTGATCGCAGGTCTCGACGCTGACGCCGTACCCGGCGATGGCCTTCTCGGCGACGAGGGTGTCCAGGCCGTCGAAGACCTCGTCGGAGGAGAAGACGGCGGTGGGCGGGCAGTGCAACTGGACCAGGTCCAGCGTGTCCATACCCAGGTTGGCCCGGGACCGGTCGGTCCACTGCCGGAAGTTGGCCAGGGTGTACGCCTCCGGCTGCTGCTCGACGCGGCGGCCCATCTTGGTGGCGACGGTCAGCCCGGCGTCGGGTCGGGAGCGCAGGAAGCGGCCGATGAGTTGTTCGCTGCGGCCGTCGCCGTACACGTCGGCGGTGTCGAGGAAGGTGACCCCGGAGTCCACGGCGGCGGCGAGCACGGCCATCGCGTCGGCCTCGCTGACGGTGCCCCAGTCCGCGCCGAGTTGCCAGGCGCCCAGGCCGACCGCTCCGACGGTCCGGCCGAGCCGGTTGAAGCTGCGCTGTTCCATGCCCCGAGCCTAGTGATCGGGTTGTCACCCTGCCAGGCGAGCCGTACCTTGAAACAAGACGGACGTACGGTTTGGGAGGCTGTGATGTGGGACCCGACGACCTACCTGCACTTCGGCGACGAGCGGTCCCGGCCGTTCCACGACCTCGTCGCGCGGATCCCCGCCGCGCGGCCCCGGGCCGTGGTCGACCTCGGCTGCGGCCCCGGCCAGCTCACCGCCACCCTCGCCCAGCGCTGGCCGACCAGCCGGGTGCTCGGCCTGGACTCCTCACCCGAGATGATCGACCGGGCCGCCGCCCTCGGCGCTCCAGTCGACTTCGCGGTCGCCGACCTGCGCGACTGGCATCCGACCGGTGACGAGGACGTGGTGGTCAGCACCGCCGCGCTCCAGTGGGTGCCGGGCCACCAGGAGCTGCTGCGCCGCTGGGCCGGCGAGCTGCCCGCCGGGGCGTGGCTGGCCATGCAGGTCCCCGGCAACTTCGCCGCCGGATCGCACCGCGCCCTGCGCGAGGTCGCCGACCAGCCGGCCTGGCGCGCCGAGGTCGCCCCGCTACTGCGCGCGGACCCGGTCGACGACCCGGCCGACTATGCGGCGCTGCTGACCGCCGCCGGCTGCGCGGTGGACGCCTGGGAGACTACCTACGTGCACCTGCTGCCGGCTCGGCCCGCCGCCGAGCACCCGGTGCTGGCCTGGATGGAGGGCACGGCGCTGCGCCCGGTCCGGGCCGCACTGGACGCCGCCGGCTGGTCCGCCTTCCGGGCCGAGCTGGGGGTACGCCTCACCGCCGAGTACCCGGTGCGGCAGGGTCAGGTGTACTTCCCGTTCCGCCGCGTCTTCGTCGTCGCCCGCACCGGCGACCGTGCCCAGGAGAACCCGTGACCGACCTGCCCACCTTCATCGCCGGCCTGCCCAAGGTGGAGCTGCACGTGCACCACGTCGGCTCCGCCTCGCCCCGGATCGTCGCCGAGCTGGCCGCCCGCCACGAGGGACGCACCCCCGTGCCGGCCGACCCGGAGACGCTCGCCACCTACTTCGAGTTCCGCGACTTCGCGCACTTCATCGAGGTCTACCTGAGCGTGGTGGACCTCATCCGCGACCCGGAGGACGTCTGGATCCTCACCCACGAGGTGGCCCGGGAGCTGGCCCGCCAACAGGTCCGGTACGCGGAGCTGACCATCACCCCGTACTCGCACGTTCGGCGGGGCATCCCCGCGCCGGCGTTCTGTGAGGCGATCGAGGACGCCCGCAGGCGTGCCCTGGCCGACTTCGGCATCGAACTGCGCTGGTGCTTCGACATCCCCGGTGAGGCTGGCCTGCCGGCAGCCGAGGAGACGCTGCGCATCGCCGTGGAGGAGCGCCCGGACGGGTTGATCAGCTTCGGTCTGGGCGGCCCGGAGATCGGCGTACCCCGGCCGCAGTTCCGGCCCTACTTCGACCAGGCCCGCGCCGCCGGTCTGCGCTCGGTGCCGCACGCCGGGGAGACCACCGGCCCGCAGACGATCTGGGACGCGCTGAACGAGCTGGGCGCCGAGCGGATCGGGCACGGCATCTCCGCCGCCCAGGACCCGGAGCTGCTCGCGTACCTGGCCGAGCGGCAGATCGGGATGGAGGTCTGCCCGACGTCGAACGTACGGACCCGGGCGGTGGCCTCCATCGACGAGCACCCGCTGCCCCGACTGGTCGAGGCCGGGCTGCTGGTCACCATCAACTCCGACGACCCGCCGATGTTCGGCACGACCCTCAACGACGAGTACGCGGTCGCGGCCCGTCTGCTCGGGGCCGGCCCCGAGGGCCTGGCCGGGTTGGCCCGCAACGCGGTGACCGCGTCCTTCCTCGACCCCGCCGGCAAGCAGCGGATCACGGCCGAGATCGACGCCTACCTCGCCACCGCCGGCTGAGCCGATCGGTGAGCAGGGCGCGCGGCGGGAGCGTGGGTGTGGGGGGACCTGAGACTCCCGCCGCGCGCGCGGCTCCACCGGCCGGGGGTGCGTGGTGCGCTCGACCGGTGGAACTGGTGGGTTCGTGCTCTGATCCTGTCAGTCCGTGGCCGATCCAACGCGGTCGTTAACCGCGATCTAAGGAAGACTTGCGCCGGCGCACAGCCCGGGGTCGGCCCGGGTCAGTCGTCGGTGGGGCGCTGGCGCGGCCAGCGACGTCCGCTGGTCTTCGTGTCCCGTGCGTCGCGTGCCATCCGGCCGACCAGACCGAAGCGACTGACCTGCCGGGGCGTCGCCTCCGGGTCGGCGAGCAGCATCACCACGCTGGCCCCGCCCAGCCGGGCGCGGTCGATGCTCACCGAGCCGTTGGCCTGCAACGCCACCCGCTTGGCGATGTCCAGGCCGAGCCCTGTCGAACCCTGGTCGCTGGTCCCCCGGCGCAGGGCCCGGTCCGGGTTGGCGATGCCGGGACCGGCGTCGTCGATCCGGATCGCCACGTAACCGTCGCGCCGGGACACGGCGACCTCGAACGCGGTGCCCTGCGGGGTGTAGCGGAAGACGTTGCCGATCACCGCGTCCAGCGCGGCGGCCAACTCGGCGCGCGGCACCGGCGCCGGGATGCGCAGCTGGGCGCCGTTCACCCGGTGCGGCCGGTTCTGGTCGCCGGCCAGCGCGGCCCAGAACACCATCCGGTCACGGACCACTTCGCTGACGTCGCACATCGCCGGTCCGGCCTCGTGGGCCACCGCCTTGCGGGTGGTCTTGATGAGCACGTCGATCTCACCCTCCAGGGTGACGATCGCCTGCCGGATCCGCCGGATGCCGCGGAGCCGGTCCAGCTCGGCCGGGCTGAACGAACCCACGCTGGTGTCGTCGGACTCCAACGCCTCCGCGTCCAACCGCAGCACCGTCAACGGGGTACGCAGACGGTGCGACAGGTCGGCCACCAACTCCCGCTCGTCGGTGCGGGCCGCGTCCAGCCGGTCGGCCATCCGGTTGAAGGCGTACCCGGCCTCGGCCAGCTCGCGGGGACCGGTCGGCTCGATGCGTACGCCCACGTCGCCGTCGCCGATGGAGAGCGCGGCCTTGACCAGACCCCGGGTCGAGTCCACCGCGCGGGCGGCGACCCGGTCGACCACCAGCACCGCCGCGCCCGCCATCGCCGCGCCGACCGCGAACAGCAGCAGCCAGGTGCCGCCAGCACCCTCGCCCAGCGTCGAATCCGGGAGGAACACCTCGACCACGGCAGTCCGGTCACCGAGGACGACCGGGTCGAGCCGAACCACTCCGCCGTCGACGTCGACGACCATCGACCGTCGGTCGGCACGAGCCCGGTCCAGGTCGCTGTCGCTGGCCCGACCTGCGGATTCGTCCAGCCCCAGCCCGTGCACCACCGGTCGGGTCGGTGCACCCTCGGCGCTGGCGACCACGGCACGCTCGACGACCACCGGGTCGGTGCTCACCGCCAGTGCGCCGGTCACCAGCGCGCTGCGCCTGGCCGCGTCGGCGATCGCCTTGTCCCGGCTCTGCTCACGCAGGCTGAGCCCGAGCGGAATCAGGAACGCGAGCGCGACGAGACTGCACATGCCGGCCGTGAGCAGGGCCAGCGCTGTCCTCAGTCCGGTGCCACCAGCCGGAACCCGACCCCCCGCACGGTGCGCAGGTAGCGCGGCTTCGCCGCGGACTCGCCCATCTTTCTGCGGAGCCAGTACAGGTGAACGTCGATGGTCTGATCCTCGCCGACCGATGGCTGCCGCCATACCTCCTCCAAAAGTTCCCGGCGGGACACTACCCGCCCGGGTCGCGCGGCGAGATACGCCAGCAGGTCGAATTCCTTGCGGGTCAGCGCCAGCGGCTCCCCGTCGAGCTGGGCGCTGCGCTCGCCCACGTCCACCCGTAGCCCGCCGACGCTGTGCACCGCGGGCTGCACCGTCCGGCTGGCCCGGCCGGCCCGACGCAGCACGGTGGTGATCCGCGCGTCCAGGTGCGCCCCGGTGAACGGCTTGACCATGTAGTCGTCGGCGCCCGCGCGTAGCAGTTTGACCACCGACTGCTCGTCGTCCCGGGCGGTGGCGATGATGATCGGGACGTCGGTGATGCCGCGCAGCATCCGCAGCGCGTCCGAGCCGTCCAGGTCGGGCAGACCGAGGTCGAGGACCACCAGGTCGGGTGTCTCCGCGGCGACCCGACGCAGGGCATCCAACGCCGTACCCACGGCGTGCACGGCATGCCCCCGGTCGGTGAGGGACCGCAGCATCGCGCCGCGTACGACGTGATCGTCTTCGACCAGGAGCACGGAGGCCACGACAAGACCGTACTTGGCCTGGCAAGTCGATCGCGTTGCGACGTGCCTGGCAAGCGGGCAAGCTGGTACGACGATGTCGTTCACCCTGTTCGCCGATGCCCGCCTGGCGCTCGCCCGGGACAGCCTCGCCGGCCTCTCCACCGGCGACGCGCTCGGCGCGCAGTATTTCCTGTCCGGGTCGCCGCCTGCGGATCTCGACGTGGACGCACTGCCACCGGCGCCGTGGGAGTGGACCGACGACACCGAGATGGCCTGCTCGGTCCTCGCCGAGCTGGCCGACTCCGGCGGCATCGACCGGGACCGGCTGGCCCTGGCCTTCGCCGAGCGTTGCGCCCCACGCCGGGGGTACGGCACCGGCGCGATGCTGATCCTGCGGCTGATCCGCACCGGCACCCCGTGGCCGCTGGCCGCCGCGTCGGCCTTTGACGGTCAGGGCTCGTGCGGCAATGGTGCGGCGATGCGGGTCGGCCCGTTGGGCGCGTACTTCGCCGACTCGACCGCGCGTGCCGCGGCCCAGGCCCACGCCTCAGCCGAGGTGACGCACGCGCACCCAGAGGGGATCGCGGGTGCTGTCGCGGTGGCTGTCGCCGCCGCGCTGGCCGCCCAGGCCCGCCTCGACGGGCACCGGCCGGCCCCGGAGCGGCTGCTCGCCGGGATCGCCGCGGCGCTCGATTCGGGCACCGAGGTACACCGAGGCGTGAGCCGGGCGGCCGGGCTGCTCGGTCGGCCGCTGCCCCGGGTGGTGGCGGCGCTCGGCAACGGCTCCCGGGTGACCGCCCAGGACACCGTCGGGTTCACCCTCTGGGTGGCGGCAACCCACCTCGACGACTATCCGGCGGCGATCCGGACGTGCGTGCAGGCCGGCGGGGACGTGGACACCACGGCCGCCATCGTCGGGGCGGTGGTGGCGGCGTACACCGGCGTCGGCACCGCCGGGGGCGTGCCCGAGTCGTGGCTGGCCGCCCGCGAGCCGCTACCGACCTGGCTGCCCTGACCACCCGGCCTGCCCGGCCTGCCCGGCCTGCCCGGCCTGCCCGGCCTGCCCGGCCTGCCCGGTCTGGGCCGCCGCCTGGCCTGGCCGCCCGAGCAGCCCGGGCCATGATCGACTCGGGTTTCTGCAAATCGGGGTGTCCGTGTGGCGTTGATGCCGCGGTTTCCGGGAACCCGAGTGGATCACCGAGATGACGCGGAAACGGCGGGGGCCTCGTCCTTGTCCGTGCGGCCGGTCACCTCGGCGGGCGTCGCGGCGTCGTCCTCGTCCGGTCCGCCGGTCACCTCGGCGAGCGCCGTGGCCTCGGCTGGGTCGCGCCGGCGCCAGCGGCTGACCAGCCAACCGATCGCCGCGCCGCCGCCCAATCCGGCCAGCAGCCCGGCGGCCAACATCC
The window above is part of the Micromonospora sp. LH3U1 genome. Proteins encoded here:
- a CDS encoding DUF3618 domain-containing protein translates to MTGNGTGDTEALREEIRRTRVELGETMEALAAKADVKARLKESAGQAKERMREQAAQTVARVRGQAARGAGMARAQAYEAGELVRAQAHETGGLVRAQAHDKSELVRRNPVPWATIAAGAVVAVVVLMIVRGRRR
- a CDS encoding DUF4235 domain-containing protein, encoding MSKSIGRVAYRPVGVLLGIAAGTVAGAIFRQVWKVTAGDGEAPNAIDEDRGWGEILAAAALQGAIFAVVRAAVDRGGAVGVRRMTGSWPD
- a CDS encoding cold-shock protein; protein product: MAQGTVKWFNADKGFGFITVDGGGADVFVHFSAIQTSGYRSLEENQRVEFEIAQGQKGPQAEQVRPI
- a CDS encoding aldo/keto reductase; this translates as MEQRSFNRLGRTVGAVGLGAWQLGADWGTVSEADAMAVLAAAVDSGVTFLDTADVYGDGRSEQLIGRFLRSRPDAGLTVATKMGRRVEQQPEAYTLANFRQWTDRSRANLGMDTLDLVQLHCPPTAVFSSDEVFDGLDTLVAEKAIAGYGVSVETCDQALTAIARPGVASVQIILNAVRHKPLERVLPAAAAAGVGIIARVPLASGLLSGRYDEHTEFPADDHRNFNRHGAAFDVGETFSGVDFERGLAAVRRLAPLVDEDRTMAQFALRWVLDQPGVTVVIPGARDADQARRNAATAALSPLSDGQLAAVREIYDELIRPQVHDRW
- a CDS encoding trans-aconitate 2-methyltransferase produces the protein MWDPTTYLHFGDERSRPFHDLVARIPAARPRAVVDLGCGPGQLTATLAQRWPTSRVLGLDSSPEMIDRAAALGAPVDFAVADLRDWHPTGDEDVVVSTAALQWVPGHQELLRRWAGELPAGAWLAMQVPGNFAAGSHRALREVADQPAWRAEVAPLLRADPVDDPADYAALLTAAGCAVDAWETTYVHLLPARPAAEHPVLAWMEGTALRPVRAALDAAGWSAFRAELGVRLTAEYPVRQGQVYFPFRRVFVVARTGDRAQENP
- a CDS encoding adenosine deaminase, with the translated sequence MTDLPTFIAGLPKVELHVHHVGSASPRIVAELAARHEGRTPVPADPETLATYFEFRDFAHFIEVYLSVVDLIRDPEDVWILTHEVARELARQQVRYAELTITPYSHVRRGIPAPAFCEAIEDARRRALADFGIELRWCFDIPGEAGLPAAEETLRIAVEERPDGLISFGLGGPEIGVPRPQFRPYFDQARAAGLRSVPHAGETTGPQTIWDALNELGAERIGHGISAAQDPELLAYLAERQIGMEVCPTSNVRTRAVASIDEHPLPRLVEAGLLVTINSDDPPMFGTTLNDEYAVAARLLGAGPEGLAGLARNAVTASFLDPAGKQRITAEIDAYLATAG
- a CDS encoding HAMP domain-containing sensor histidine kinase, which translates into the protein MCSLVALAFLIPLGLSLREQSRDKAIADAARRSALVTGALAVSTDPVVVERAVVASAEGAPTRPVVHGLGLDESAGRASDSDLDRARADRRSMVVDVDGGVVRLDPVVLGDRTAVVEVFLPDSTLGEGAGGTWLLLFAVGAAMAGAAVLVVDRVAARAVDSTRGLVKAALSIGDGDVGVRIEPTGPRELAEAGYAFNRMADRLDAARTDERELVADLSHRLRTPLTVLRLDAEALESDDTSVGSFSPAELDRLRGIRRIRQAIVTLEGEIDVLIKTTRKAVAHEAGPAMCDVSEVVRDRMVFWAALAGDQNRPHRVNGAQLRIPAPVPRAELAAALDAVIGNVFRYTPQGTAFEVAVSRRDGYVAIRIDDAGPGIANPDRALRRGTSDQGSTGLGLDIAKRVALQANGSVSIDRARLGGASVVMLLADPEATPRQVSRFGLVGRMARDARDTKTSGRRWPRQRPTDD
- a CDS encoding response regulator transcription factor codes for the protein MASVLLVEDDHVVRGAMLRSLTDRGHAVHAVGTALDALRRVAAETPDLVVLDLGLPDLDGSDALRMLRGITDVPIIIATARDDEQSVVKLLRAGADDYMVKPFTGAHLDARITTVLRRAGRASRTVQPAVHSVGGLRVDVGERSAQLDGEPLALTRKEFDLLAYLAARPGRVVSRRELLEEVWRQPSVGEDQTIDVHLYWLRRKMGESAAKPRYLRTVRGVGFRLVAPD
- a CDS encoding ADP-ribosylglycohydrolase family protein, which produces MSFTLFADARLALARDSLAGLSTGDALGAQYFLSGSPPADLDVDALPPAPWEWTDDTEMACSVLAELADSGGIDRDRLALAFAERCAPRRGYGTGAMLILRLIRTGTPWPLAAASAFDGQGSCGNGAAMRVGPLGAYFADSTARAAAQAHASAEVTHAHPEGIAGAVAVAVAAALAAQARLDGHRPAPERLLAGIAAALDSGTEVHRGVSRAAGLLGRPLPRVVAALGNGSRVTAQDTVGFTLWVAATHLDDYPAAIRTCVQAGGDVDTTAAIVGAVVAAYTGVGTAGGVPESWLAAREPLPTWLP